Proteins co-encoded in one Aspergillus fumigatus Af293 chromosome 6, whole genome shotgun sequence genomic window:
- a CDS encoding phosphatase PAP2 family protein, with amino-acid sequence MEDTPLASLSLTHVHYNPEDPLSLLSAWLALVPQALCVAYVTLIWASREMEVILMFSGQMGCEAFNFVLKRIIKEERPKQMLGKGYGMPSSHAQFVTYFAVYLTLFLLVRHIPTVPKPDTTSYFLMRMALAAGVCLGAGAVATSRIYLNYHTPKQVLAGCAAGVLCAVSWFVATSFLRTEGYVDWVLDLGISQFLRLRDLVVSQDLAEAGWLQWVRQRKLKGRGHSDQPSTKSD; translated from the exons ATGGAAGATACACCACTGGCATCGCTGTCGTTAACCCATGTGCATTAT AACCCTGAAGACCCGCTCTCCTTACTTTCGGCCTGGCTCGCCCTTGTACCCCAAGCGCTATGTGTGGCCTACGTGACACTGATCTGGGCTTCGAGAGAAATGGAGGTAATTCTCATGTTTTCTGGGCAAATGGGTTGTGAGGCATTCAATTTTGTGCTCAAGCGAATTATCAAAGAGGAAAGGCCAAAGC AAATGCTTGGGAAAGGCTACGGAATGCCATCGTCCCACGCCCAATTTGTCACATATTTCGCTGTCTACCTGactctgttcctcctcgtccgacaTATTCCAACCGTTCCAAAGCCTGATACGACATCCTATTTTCTCATGCGGATGGCACTCGCTGCGGGAGTGTGTCTCGGGGCTGGCGCGGTGGCCACCAGCCGCATCTATTTGAACTATCATACTCCAAAACAGGTGCTAGCAGGATGTGCTGCTGGCGTTCTGTGTGCGGTATCCTGGTTTGTGGCTACGAGCTTTTTGCGGACGGAGGGTTATGTGGATTGGGTATTGGATCTGGGAATATCCCAATTCTTGAGACTTCGCGACTTAGTGGTAAGTCAGGATCTCGCAGAAGCCGGATGGCTCCAATGGGTAAGGCAGCGAAAGTTGAAGGGGCGAGGTCACAGTGATCAACCGTCGACCAAATCTGATTGA
- a CDS encoding FAR11/STRIP family protein: MMDDSIASSDPTMEEHHIVKADEVDQTGTDITTVSDDQLMEEVAQGLRQEQASKATSAGPNESQEQRPNPSRRPELRRNVSAPPPPLQPPPPAPVQQLPDRPPDSLSLAQLKQIVQDMPKVNQPAYAFEYADSQPLVEEIEEWFQYSEFDRIMLLGMKSTFERKWASFCENQSAVSDRLPWLDAPHDLRKSFMEQIINGLPDRDISSRTEALEVVCYALTGIWGSTAGKAVPDYPEDLPPQAVTDTPNSKSLQIIWMQRNAELVNECSGLGPLLSCLCKALEKNRSSYNPESDGLDSHSDSANVAASEHEVNLVLTALYIVVEIGRRQEKHSQDVSLRDALMGLKPNLSVFLVEVIARLRWDDSANIPLTRIILLFWKCLLLFFGGSDSLKKAKEELEPRMEARENSPNRRTPFLTASPLDYHLFRQEITSKYPAYNPPLPVVPLELENNSILPPLPQHPSRTSSSTGLFSGVGPSVAGGNGSILHQSVHIATPAPSPPPSPIGPGGKAGKKQNYQTNQNFPFMYPPLDDSSNDIGGKGSAERQDALVGKRWEGSDVPASIIEAGKLFSTHVKMTRAMRQLWEERERFMKYDRGWYLDENSPSSDEDPSGELAEDLENLVLEGRKKSSHSWAPQRETDNDDIQRRLDAVESFYSQVLVHLQSITIVFLKIILTNVSAMVNPASGQNGHAMSDGYGAVNGFPAAPNSFSDSFNADAAIEELDNIRLREITGKAISGSLLLMLKWFKRSHILKFEYMTQLLLDSNYLPLILKMFAHQDIDQAIAQKNDREELGFFHFCHVHSDQPPNSADNSEEDSSPSDDEAVPPPILRHRRDTDPGTSSVRPPSPQEALPELVEGAHRPEVDELGFPTAPPPKEPITVFSFRNFFSAINYLHIMQKITRDKAHRCLLLVQYKSSTILRKGLKIPDPHLRFYTLKLFKSQVPYCGRKWRQSNMRVITAIYLYCRPELRDDWLAGSDIDAEVEEALPLEQALRGLTHWWHLRRYKDVMGGGEGASMMEEERDFFVRELEAMGWGFAGEEMMNEEAEMAANGVMMNGTEWDGGPLQMEGW; this comes from the exons ATGATGGATGATTCCATTGCGTCTTCTGACCCCACAATGGAGGAACATCATATTGTTAAGGCCGACGAGGTCGATCAAACAGGAACCGACATCACAACTGTGTCAGATGATCAGTTGATGGAAGAGGTCGCACAAGGCCTGCGACAGGAGCAAGCTTCCAAAGCGACGTCTGCTGGGCCAAATGAATCGCAAGAGCAAAGACCCAACCCATCGAGGCGTCCAGAACTGCGTCGGAATGTATCAGCTCCCCCGCCTCCTTTAcagcctccgcctcctgCCCCGGTGCAGCAACTGCCGGACAGACCGCCAGACTCGCTGAGTCTGGCTCAATTAAAACAAATAGTTCAGGATATGCCCAAGGTCAATCAACCTGCTTATGCATTCGAGTACGCTGACTCCCAGCCTCTTGTggaagaaatcgaagaaTGGTTTCAGTACAGCGAGTTTGATCGGATAATGCTCCTTGGCATGAAGTCTACATTTGAGCGAAAATGGGCTTCTTTCTGTGAGAATCAGTCTGCGGTTTCCGATCGGCTACCTTGGCTTGATGCTCCTCATGACTTACGCAAATCTTTCATGGAGCAGATAATAAACGGGCTACCGGATCGAGACATTTCTTCTCGTACCGAAGCATTAGAGGTTGTTTGCTATGCATTGACTGGTATCTGGGGTAGTACTGCTGGAAAAGCAGTCCCTGACTACCCAGAAGATCTGCCCCCGCAGGCAGTCACAGATACGCCCAACTCAAAATCACTGCAAATCATATGGATGCAGAGAAATGCCGAGCTTGTCAATGAGTGTTCAGGACTTGGCCCATTGCTCAGTTGCCTGTGCAAAGCTCTTGAGAAGAATCGGAGCTCATACAATCCCGAATCGGACGGCCTGGACTCGCACTCGGATTCCGCAAATGTTGCTGCGTCAGAACATGAGGTGAACCTTGTGCTTACGGCTTTATACATAGTCGTAGAGATTGGCCGAAGACAAGAGAAACATTCTCAAGATGTTTCCCTGCGAGATGCGCTCATGGGACTGAAGCCTAACTTGTCAGTCTTTCTTGTCGAAGTCATTGCGCGACTGCGGTGGGATGATTCAGCAAACATTCCGCTCACGCGAATCATCCTCCTTTTCTGGAAgtgtcttctccttttctttggGGGAAGTGATAGcttgaagaaagcaaaggaagagTTGGAGCCGCGAATGGAAGCACGGGAAAACTCTCCCAACCGAAGGACACCGTTTCTGACTGCTTCCCCCCTGGATTATCACCTGTTCCGGCAAGAGATCACATCAAAATACCCTGCTTACAACCCCCCACTGCCTGTCGTTCCTCTGGAGCTTGAAAACAACTCTattctccctcctcttcctcagcaTCCTAGCCGCACCAGTTCATCTACCGGTCTCTTTTCCGGAGTAGGTCCCTCTGTGGCTGGTGGAAACGGTTCTATCCTCCATCAGTCTGTCCACATCGCTACACCAGCACCATCACCTCCACCATCACCTATAGGACCCGGCGGTAAAGCGGGCAAGAAGCAGAATTACCAGACGAACCAGAACTTTCCTTTTATGTATCCTCCTTTGGATGACTCGAGCAATGATATCGGCGGAAAAGGCAGCGCTGAACGGCAAGATGCCCTCGTGGGAAAGCGGTGGGAAGGAAGTGATGTTCCGGCGTCAATCATTGAAGCCGGAAAGCTCTTCTCCACCCACGTTAAGATGACTAGAGCCATGCGCCAGCTGTGGGAAGAAAGGGAGCGTTTCATGAAATATGACCGCGGTTGGTATCTTGACGAGAACTCACCTAGCTCAGACGAGGACCCATCTGGTGAACTTGCTGAGGACCTGGAAAACCTGGTTTTAGAGGGGAGAAAAAAGTCGAGTCACAGTTGGGCCCCACAGAGGGAGACCGATAATGATGACATACAGCGCCGACTAGATGCTGTCGAATCGTTCTAC TCCCAAGTCTTGGTGCATCTACAGTCGATCACAATCGtcttcttgaagatcatTCTGACCAATGTCAGCGCTATGGTCAATCCGGCGAGTGGTCAGAATGGACATGCTATGAG TGATGGCTACGGGGCCGTCAATGGATTCCCAGCTGCACCTAATAGCTTCTCGGACAGTTTTAATGCCGATGCTGCCATTGAGGAGCTTGACAACATTCGCCTACGAGAAATTACAGGGAAGGCTATATCGGGATCTTTATTGCTCATGTTGAAGTGGTTCAAGAGATCTC ATATATTAAAGTTTGAGTATATGACGCAGCTTTTGCTCGATTCGAACTACTTACCCCTGATTTTGAAGATGTTCGCGCACCAAGACATCGACCAGGCGATAGCACAGAAGAACGATCGTGAAGAACTAGG TTTCTTTCACTTTTGTCATGTTCATTCTGATCAACCGCCGAATTCAGCCGATAACTCAGAGGAGGACTCGTCACcgagtgatgatgaagctgtgCCCCCGCCTATTCTTCGGCACCGTCGTGACACGGATCCTGGCACCTCCTCAGTGCGACCACCGTCTCCCCAGGAGGCTCTCCCTGAGCTGGTAGAAGGCGCTCATCGTCCTGAAGTTGACGAATTGGGATTCCCGACAGCCCCTCCGCCGAAAGAGCCCATCACGGTGTTCTCGTTTCGGAACTTCTTCTCTGCCATCAATTACCTCCACATCATGCAGAAGATCACCCGCGACAAGGCACACAGATGTCTGCTCCTCGTTCAGTACAAGTCCAGCACCATCTTACGAAAGGGGCTCAAGATTCCTGATCCTCACTTGCGATTCTACACCCTGAAATTGTTCAAGTCTCAGGTGCCCTACTGTGGCCGCAAGTGGCGCCAGAGCAACATGCGCGTGATCACTGCAATCTATTTATACTGCCGCCCAGAGCTACGGGATGACTGGCTGGCTGGGTCGGATATTGACGCAGAAgtggaggaggcattgcCCCTGGAACAAGCCCTCAGAGGGCTGACACACTGGTGGCACCTACGTCGATACAAGGACGTGAtgggcggcggagaaggagcGTCCAtgatggaagaagagcgGGACTTCTTTGTACGCGAGTTGGAAGCTATGGGTTGGGGTTTTGCAGGTGAGGAAATGATGAATGAGGAAGCGGAAATGGCTGCCAACGGGGTCATGATGAATGGGACGGAATGGGACGGTGGCCCCTTGCAGATGGAAGGATGGTGA